A stretch of DNA from Streptomyces rubradiris:
TGCTGCTCATGGCCGACACGCCCACCGACCCCACCGCCGTACCACCGCCACAGGAGCCGTCGGCGTCCCCGCCCGGCTCCCCCGCCGGCGAGCTCACGCTGCGCCCGCTCGGCTTCGAGCACCTGGCCGCCGTTCTCGACCTCGGTCACCGGGTGTACGACACCGGGGCGATGCCCTACACCGGCTGGTCGCTGTCGGCCGTCGCCGGGCACCTGGACGCGCCGGACCCGGCCTGTCTCGTGCTGCTCGACGGGGACCGGGTCGCCGGGTTCGTGCTCGGTTCGCTGTCCTTCGAGCAGCGCGCCGACTGGGGCTACCTGGAGTGGATCGCCGTCGACCCCGACTACCAGGGGCGCGGGGCGGCCTCCCGGCTGGTGCGGGAGTGCTGTGCGCGACTGGCCGAGGCCGGCGCGGTGTGCGTGGTCACGGACGTGGAGCGGCGCAACACCGCCTCGGCCGAGCTGATGCGCCGCAACGGGTTCGCGGAGGAGGCCAGCGTCAGCCTCTTCGTCCGGCCGCTCACCGACGCGCCCGCGACCGGAACGGGCCGGGCCCGGGGCGGCTCCGGGCCACGCCGTCACCTCACCCGCGCGGCGGCCGAACGGGTCCGCTGACGCCGGCCCGGTCCGCCCCGGCCCTCCCTGCCCCGGCCCTCCCTGCCCGGCCCCGGTCCGCCTCTGCCGGGCCGTCGGCGTGCGGCTCGCGCCGGGCCGGGCGGCGGCGGTGGTCCGGCCAGCGCACGTCGTAGGCCCAGCCGAGGCGCTCGAACCAGCGGATCAGCCGGGCACTCGCGTCGAGCTGGCCGGTGAGCACGCCGTGCCGGGCACTGGTGGGATCGGCGTGGTGCAGGTTGTGCCAGGACTCGCCGAAGGACAGCGGGGCCAGCCACCACACGTTGCCCGAGCGGTCCCGGCTGCGGAACGGGCGGGCACCGGTCGCGTGGCAGATGGAGTTGACGGACCAGGTGACGTGGTGGACCAGGCAGATCCGGACCAGCCCGGCCCAGAACAGCGCGGTGAGGGCGCCCTGCCAGGACCGGGTCAGCGCCCCGCCGAGCAGGGCGGGCAGGGCGAGGGAGGCGAGCACCAGCAGGCCGAAGCGCCGGGAGATCAGCATCAGGGCGCGGTCGCGGACCAGGTCGGGCGCGTAGGCGCGGGGCGAGGCGTGCTCGGTCTCGAACAGCCAGCCCAGGTGGGCGTAGAGCATGCCCTTGGCGAGGGCGCGGGGCGAGTGGCCGTACCGCCAGGGCGAGTGCGGGTCGCCGTCCCGGTCGGAGTACCTGTGGTGCTTGCGGTGGTCGGCCACCCAGGTGATGAGCGGGCCCTGCACCGCGAGGCTGCCGGCCAGCGCGAGCGCGATCCGCAGCGGCCGACGGGCCTTGAACGAGCCGTGGGTGAAGTGCCGGTGGAAGCCGACCGTGATGCCGAGCCCGCTGACCAGGTAGAAGACGACGGCGAGCGTGAGGTCCACGGGGCTCAGCCCGTGCCGCCAGGCCAGCGGCACAGCGGCGAGCAGGGCGAGGAACGGTACGGCGACGAAAACGCCGATCATCAGCTGCTCGCCGGTGGGCCAGGACCGGCCGCCGGCCACCGCCGGCGGGGCGGCGTCGGAGAACTCGGAGGACATGACGGCCCTTTCTCCGCCCGGGCGGACTAGTCGGCGGCGGTGAAGGCGAGTACGGCGTTCTGGCCGCCGAAGCCGAAGGAGTTGCTGACGGCCGCCGCCATCCGGTGCGGACGGGGCACCTTGGTGACGATGTCCAGGTCCATGGCCGGATCGAGCGTGTCCAGGTTGGCGGTGGGCGGGATCAGCTGGTGGCGCAGGGTGAGCACGGTGCAGGCCGCCTCGATGGCTCCGGCGCCGCCGATGGCGTGCCCGATGGTGCCTTTGAGGGCGGTGACGGGCGGGGGGCGGCGGAAGACGCGGTGCAGCGCGTTGTGTTCGGCGGCGTCCCCCTGAGGGGTGGCGGTGCCGTGCGCGTTGACGTGGTCGATGTCCTCCGGGGCCAGACCGGCGTCGGCGAGGGCGGCACCGAGGGCGCGGGCGGCACCGTCGCCGTCGGGGTGCGGGGCGGTGAAGTGGTGGGCGTCGCAGGAGGCGCCGAACCCGGCGAGCAGCGCCTGGGGGCGTACGCCCCGGGCGCGGGCGTCCGCGGTGCGCTCCAGGACGAGGACGGCGGCGCCCTCGCCGAGGACGAAGCCGTCCCGGTCCCGGTCGAAGGGGCGGGAGGCGGCGTCGGGGCTGTCCGCGCGGCGGGACAGGGCGCGCATCTGGGCGAAGCAGGCGGCGGTCATCCGCAGCCGGGCCGACTCGCTGCCGCCGGCCAGGACCAGGTCGCAGCGGCCGGACAGCAGCCAGTCCCGGGCGAGGCCCAGCGCGCTGGTGCCGGAGGCGCAGGCGGTGCTGACCACCATGTTGGGGCCGAGCGCGCCGAGGTCCAGGGCGATCTCCGCGGCGGCCATGTTGGGCACGCTGCGCGGCAGCGCCAGCGGGGAGACACGCTCGGGGACGGCGTCGGCGAGCCGGTCGAACTCGGCCTGCCAGCCCTGCATGGAGCCGGTGCCGACGCCCATCACCACGCCCACCCGGGCGCCCTCCCAGCCGGCCGGGTCGAGCCCGGCGTCGGCGACGGCCTCGCGGGCGGCGAGCAGCGCGAAGGTGGTGAACCGGTCGAGCCGTCGGGCCAGCCGGTGCCCGAGCAGGGCGGGCGCGTCCAGACCGTGGACCTGACAGGAGAAGGCCACCGGCAGCCCGGCCAGGGCGGGGTCGACGGCGGCGGTGGACTGCCCGGCGCACAGTCCCGCCCAGGCCGCGTCCCGGCCGATGCCCGCCGGGGTGATCAGACCGAGTCCGGTGACGGCGACCGGGGCCCGGGACGTGCCCGTGTGCACCTGTTGCATGAGCCGTGATTATCCGCACCGCACGGGCCGGCCCCGCGCTACGACAGCTCGTTCGGCCAGGGAAGAGGCGCGCTACCACCCGGATGCGCGAACGGAGCGAGCGGATCCGCTCACCCCGCACGCCGATACGGTGCCCGGCCGGGCGGTGCGGTTCTGTACCGGGCCGACCGGGGGCGGTGCGGTGCGGGCCTTCCCGAGCCGGCCGGGGGCGGTGCGGTGCGGGCCTTCCCGAGCTGGTCGGGGGCGGTGCCGTGCCGGGCCCTCCCGGGCCGGGTTGGCCGGTACGGTGCCCGTCCAGGCGGGCTCGGCCGGTACGGGGCGGTGCCGCTCGGCGGGGTTGGCGGTACGGTGCGGTGCCGCTCGGCGGGGTTGGCGGTACGGTGCGGTGCCGCTCGGCGGGGTTGGCGGTACGGTGCGGGGCGCGTCCGGGCGGGCGGGCTTGGCCGGCATGGTGCCCGCCCCGTCGGATCAGCCGCTCCCCGCCGCCCCAGGCGCCTCAGCCGAACCAGCCGCCTCAGGCCCAGTCGAAGCAGCCGCCCCAAGCCCAGCTGAACCGGTCGCTCCCCACCGTCCCAGCCCGAGCCGAACCAGCCGTCCCACGCCGGCCGAATCAGCCGCTCCCCGCCGGCCCAGGCTCGGTCGGACCAGTCGCTCCCGCCACCCCCGGCCCTCTCGGATCAGCCGGTTCCGCCGGGCCGTCCGCCCTCTCCGCCAAAGCCCGGACCGCGGTCGACCATGCCTCGGCGAGGGCGGTTTCCAGGGTGGTCACGGGGTGGTCGGCGGTGTCCAGGCGGAGGGCGGGGCCGATGTGGACGTGGACGCGGGGGCGGCGCAGCGGCGCGGTGGCCCAGCCGGCGAGCTGCTTGGCGCGGCTGCCGGAGGAGACCCGGCGGGCGCCGGCGTGTCCGAGCGGGATCACGGGCGCGCCGGTGGACAGCGCGAGCCGGACCGCCCCGGACTTCAGGCGGCCGGGCGGGCGGTCGTGGGAGGCGCGGTAGCCGGGCAGGCCGCCCTCGGGGTAGATGAGCACGTCCCGGCCGGCGGCCAGGGCGTCGGCGGCGTGCCGGAGGGCGTCCGGGGCGCGGCGGCTGCCCCGGTGCACGGGTACGTGGCCCTCGCGGGTGAGGGCCCGGCCGAGCACCGGCACCCGCCACAGTCCGGCCGTGGCCAGCACGGCGGGACGCAGGCCGAGCCGGTGCAGGGTGCCGAGGAGCAGGACCGGGTCGAAGAACGAGGTGTGGTTGGCGGCGAGGAGACGCCCGGTGCCGGGCGGCCGCGCCAGATGGCCGGTGCCGGTCACGCTCGTGTCGCTGAACACGGGCACCAGCGCCCCGGCCCACGCCGACAGCATCGGGCTCTCCTCTCCGCCACGTCCCCGGACGTCCATCGTCACCCGCGCCCGGCCCGCCCGCACCCCTCTGCCCCGAATGCCCGTCCGGCGTGCGGTGGCCGGGGGCCGGTGGCTGAATGACCGGCATGGACTTCCTCGCCGCCTATGACGCGATCCCCCAGGACGACGTCCCGCAGCGGGTGGCTCTGCTGCGGCGGGCCATGACGACCGGCCGGGCGGAGCTGTTCGCCGAACTGCGCACCCACCGGCCGGTGTTCGGCACGCCCATCGGTGTGTTCGTCACCCGGCACCCCGATGTCCTGGAGGTGCTGTCGGCGCCCGAGACGTTCACCGTGGGCGTGTTCGGGCCGGCGCTGGAGGAGGTGCTCGGCGGGCCGTTCATCCTCGCCCGGGACGGCGCGGACGTGCACTGGCGGGAGCGCGGGTACGGGCAACTGATGCTCGCCGCCGAGGACGCGCCCAGGGTGCGGGAACTCACCGCGCGGATCGCCGACGAGGTGCTGGACGAGGCGGTCGGCCGGGGCACGGACACCTTCGACCTCGTCCAGGACTACGCCCGCCTGGCCGCCGCCCGGGTCGCGGTCGCCTATCTGGGCTTCACCGGCATCGAGGAGGAGACGCTGCACTCCTGCACGCGCCGGATGCAGTGGGCGTT
This window harbors:
- a CDS encoding acyl-CoA desaturase, whose translation is MSSEFSDAAPPAVAGGRSWPTGEQLMIGVFVAVPFLALLAAVPLAWRHGLSPVDLTLAVVFYLVSGLGITVGFHRHFTHGSFKARRPLRIALALAGSLAVQGPLITWVADHRKHHRYSDRDGDPHSPWRYGHSPRALAKGMLYAHLGWLFETEHASPRAYAPDLVRDRALMLISRRFGLLVLASLALPALLGGALTRSWQGALTALFWAGLVRICLVHHVTWSVNSICHATGARPFRSRDRSGNVWWLAPLSFGESWHNLHHADPTSARHGVLTGQLDASARLIRWFERLGWAYDVRWPDHRRRPARREPHADGPAEADRGRAGRAGAGRAGADRAGVSGPVRPPRG
- a CDS encoding lysophospholipid acyltransferase family protein: MLSAWAGALVPVFSDTSVTGTGHLARPPGTGRLLAANHTSFFDPVLLLGTLHRLGLRPAVLATAGLWRVPVLGRALTREGHVPVHRGSRRAPDALRHAADALAAGRDVLIYPEGGLPGYRASHDRPPGRLKSGAVRLALSTGAPVIPLGHAGARRVSSGSRAKQLAGWATAPLRRPRVHVHIGPALRLDTADHPVTTLETALAEAWSTAVRALAERADGPAEPADPRGPGVAGATGPTEPGPAGSG
- a CDS encoding GNAT family N-acetyltransferase, encoding MADTPTDPTAVPPPQEPSASPPGSPAGELTLRPLGFEHLAAVLDLGHRVYDTGAMPYTGWSLSAVAGHLDAPDPACLVLLDGDRVAGFVLGSLSFEQRADWGYLEWIAVDPDYQGRGAASRLVRECCARLAEAGAVCVVTDVERRNTASAELMRRNGFAEEASVSLFVRPLTDAPATGTGRARGGSGPRRHLTRAAAERVR
- a CDS encoding beta-ketoacyl-[acyl-carrier-protein] synthase family protein, producing the protein MQQVHTGTSRAPVAVTGLGLITPAGIGRDAAWAGLCAGQSTAAVDPALAGLPVAFSCQVHGLDAPALLGHRLARRLDRFTTFALLAAREAVADAGLDPAGWEGARVGVVMGVGTGSMQGWQAEFDRLADAVPERVSPLALPRSVPNMAAAEIALDLGALGPNMVVSTACASGTSALGLARDWLLSGRCDLVLAGGSESARLRMTAACFAQMRALSRRADSPDAASRPFDRDRDGFVLGEGAAVLVLERTADARARGVRPQALLAGFGASCDAHHFTAPHPDGDGAARALGAALADAGLAPEDIDHVNAHGTATPQGDAAEHNALHRVFRRPPPVTALKGTIGHAIGGAGAIEAACTVLTLRHQLIPPTANLDTLDPAMDLDIVTKVPRPHRMAAAVSNSFGFGGQNAVLAFTAAD